In a genomic window of Punica granatum isolate Tunisia-2019 chromosome 6, ASM765513v2, whole genome shotgun sequence:
- the LOC116211996 gene encoding glutathione S-transferase-like — protein sequence MAVMKLYGSPLSSAVWRVLASLYEKGLDFEFIPVDMKSGEHKKEPYLSLNPFGQVPAFVDGDLKLFESRAITQYISHEYADKGTPLVVPGKQMAIVSVWMEVEAHQYDPLAGKLAWELGYKPHFGMQPDNAVVEENEGKLGKVLDVYEARLSQSKYIGGDTFTLADLHHLPTLSFLMDTPAKKLIESRPKVSAWVADITSRPAWCKVVEFRKQH from the exons ATGGCGGTCATGAAGCTCTACGGCAGCCCTTTGTCCTCCGCGGTGTGGAGGGTGCTCGCCTCCCTCTACGAGAAAGGCTTGGACTTCGAGTTCATCCCCGTCGACATGAAATCCGGCGAGCACAAGAAGGAACCCTACCTTTCCCTCAAC CCGTTTGGTCAAGTTCCAGCATTCGTGGATGGTGACTTGAAGCTTTTCG AGTCGAGGGCTATAACTCAGTACATATCCCACGAGTATGCCGACAAGGGGACGCCGCTGGTGGTGCCGGGGAAGCAGATGGCGATCGTGTCGGTGTGGATGGAGGTGGAGGCCCACCAGTACGACCCACTGGCGGGGAAGCTCGCGTGGGAGCTGGGTTACAAGCCGCACTTCGGGATGCAGCCCGACAACGCGGTGGTGGAGGAGAACGAGGGGAAGCTCGGGAAGGTCCTGGACGTGTATGAGGCTCGACTGTCCCAGTCCAAGTACATCGGCGGGGACACCTTCACCCTCGCTGACCTCCACCACCTCCCAACCCTGAGCTTCCTCATGGACACCCCGGCGAAGAAGCTCATCGAGTCGAGGCCCAAGGTCAGCGCCTGGGTCGCCGATATCACTTCCCGGCCCGCGTGGTGCAAGGTTGTCGAGTTTAGGAAGCAGCATTGA